DNA from Plutella xylostella chromosome 19, ilPluXylo3.1, whole genome shotgun sequence:
TTAGCGCCTGCCGGAACAGCTGCGAGTGTTGCCAGCCCACgtcgccgcgcccgcccgacAGCGTGGCCGTCAGTGTTGCCAGCCGGCAGGACGTGGTGAATGTTGTGGGGGTGGCTGGAATTTGTGAATGATTGTTAGTTATAGGTGGTAGGTAGTGGGATGTTAGTTTCagccaaaaaataatacaaattttaataatacaggcaaatcatttgtaaaaaatcctTAAGGTGTCCATTACTGGTGCCGTTACGTTacttcatagtaaaaagtcacatgaccaacaaagtttcaatgaattatttttcgttaattttcaaaattttgttcaataatgaccccctgagtcacccccttttggcttagtctACTCTTTTTGcctgtattattaaaatttcataaaggtcttcgcacattataacaactcaccggcgactccactctatgctagacattgatatttaagcCCTGTTTCATATCTTCaaggtttaatttcaaaaaatgaCATTTAGTGTACGATGCGTAGGCGTTGTACACtactttataatcatttttgaaattgttataatgtgcgaagaccttaCTTAAACAGTCGAGCGTCCCgctagaacgatacgtcacttaggcccgggtctcctatttactccgtaggtcgcgtcaaatgtcaccgccgtaggccgcgtcgcGATGCTcatacatctacgcgccaaacgtcggcgtgtgagggagaccgcatcagtacatttctatagtgagcatcgtgacgcggcctacggcgtgacgctggacgcgacctacggcgtaaataggagaccaaggcctaaGGTAATGGCGCTGGCGgaacaatcgactgttgatgaaccgtccagaatctgtcaatttagtaactAAGATTAAAAAACTGTCTTTACATACCTGTAATCTCAACGGGAACCGCATCTTCATCACCACATCGAAGCGTCCAGCTCACGGCTCCAGTCTCGTAGAGCTTCGTACTGGCCGAGACCGTCAGTGAACGGATCACGCCAGTTGAAGTGGAGATCCGCCACGAAACGGACCCTGATGGTGCACCTTCtggaatgaaattaaaaaaaaactttggaaAATCTAACTAAATAACACAGCAAATATGGAGGAACTTCCCTGTGACAGACTAAACAATGGAACATAAAAAAcgaaacaaaattatattctgtatTAGCCGggataaagataaaaagttGGTTGGGAAACTCATGGATCCCAcgatattttgattaaaaagaaaaacggTGAATGGTGGAAaaccaataataaaaaaccacGACTAACCTTCTCTAGCCAAATACACCATTTTCCAATCCTTCTCTTCCTTCCTAAACATTTTTTCACAATTAAACACTCCGTTCTGCCAACCGCTGATATCCTTGACCCTGACTCTGTCCATATCCACTTCATACTTGTCTTGAGCGGCGAAGTATCTGATGCTGTACTGGGCTGGCTGTTGCAGCTCGAAGACATGGCTTTTGTCGCCAATCTCGGCTCTTTGCTGCCGCCATTGCACGGATCCGGATATGCGACCTTCGCTCTCGTAGTCTGATGGCTGTCTGGAAAAGattgaatttgaaatttagGGTTACGCCATTTTTATTGGTCGATTTTAGCAGGTTTGTTTAATAGGCCCGTTAACTTTAGGTTTTTAACTGACAGGCGACTAAATAATACGTTttgcgtttggtgaaattccaccgtCTATTGTGATCATTGTGGCCTTTGTAAGCGTAGTATAATCTGTCTATTTTGTGTACGATAAcgtgtttattataatataatttttatcttGGACTTAGAAGAATCATCATCTCAATGAGCCTTCCTGGTTCAGCCACTACCTATCTAGTTATAATCCTATCTAAAGTCGTCGGTCTCCCAACGTTTTTCAGTTCTTCTACACACATAGCTTATTATAAACTGATTATTACCTCTCCACCATAAGTTCCACCAGCTCTTTCACAGCCCGTTTGGCGAGGTACTTCCTCCTAGCGGGGGACAGCTGCTGCTGTCGCTCTTCTCTCAACTTGAAGATCGCGGCCATAAGTTGCTGTTCCGTGCAACGGTTCCGCCGGCGTAATACTTCCTTGTGGTTGGTTGTGTATCTGAAAGAATAATTTAATAGTCGAAGGAATAGTAATAATCTTTACACAAAAACTTTTGCAAATATAACGTAACTATATACTTCTCGTAGATTTTGAGCAATCTtggagtgtctttttatttgaattaatttaaaaactaagttataaaattaaacataatgaatgaaatacttacaagcaaaaatatatgatttcGTAAATAAACCATGTATTTTGGccgtagtttatttgtttaataagatttttattaaaaagacacacaaagtttgtttacctttttcgccaaataagaatgaatacagtatacatgtcgcaggcatctggtttaatctcctgtttgattgaaccgctagcccgttcattggattcaatcaaacaggagattcaaccagatgcctaCGACATACATATCGTAACTCAGATGAGAATGAATGATTCATGATACTTAAATCAACAGAATTTTAGAATGGATGAACTTAGTTTGATAACACCACAGATCAAAGATTTTTAGAATTTAGGTATTTCACGAAATCTATGTCGTAAAGCAAAATATGTCCTTAACGACCCTCTGCGTAACCCCTTTTCAGCTTACTACATATATCACTTTatcaacaccctgtaaaatCCATCCTACCTCCAAGTAACATCCTGTAGGTCATCACAGCTGAATGCGAGGACATAGGACAGTTTCTTCTTCCAGCCGTGCTCATAAATTAAAGGTGCGTTCACTTTGGCTTCACACGGGTCTACGTGGATCCACTTGTCGGAGTCAAAGTCGAATACCTGCAATTAGATTCTCATTACGTTTAGGTATAATACGGATTTATTTTATCGTGTAATAGCACGGTAAAGTTTTATCAAGAGAAGCTTTCAGGATTGTCAACTTTATAACCTCATAGGTTTTATGATTAACTGTGAATCATATGAATCGCTGTTTCTATAATAGTAGGTGgctagtaagtacctaataaatagTTGTTAGTGATCCGACAATttcaaaatatgtaaaaataaataaataatataaagttaggAAATTCAGGCGACACAGCTCTTAAAATCTGCAAATTGGAGACCACGACCTtagcagcgtgggacgccctcggGCCTGATCAATAACCATAGTGTACTGTAGTGGTCCCACCTCGGCCCACACGTGGTCTGTGACGTCATACACGCGGCGGGCCTCGTAGCCGAGCGAGCGGCACAGCAGCAGGAAGCAGCTGGCCCACTCGCCGCAGCGGCCGCGGCGGGTCTTCAGCAGTGCTCGTAAGGAGTTGTGACGCGGGAATTTGGTTTCTGTGCCGCAGGATGGGCATTTGTAGACCTGGATGAAAAGAAAGGGTATCGATAAATTCATCAATTCTATCCCGACTAACACAGTATTCAACTGTTCATAGGAATCATAGGTTAGTTGGTGACTCTGTACTACTTCGCAAATGATATTTAGTACTTTTTACACTTTCCCAAAGACCTCCAAAAGTCGGCGAACTTACATTACATAGCTTCGCATAGattattttgtgattttgtTTGTGACTATGTAGCTCCGAGATGAATTATTTTGATGGACAGGtggttttatcaaaatcggttcatccATTCAAAAGTTAGGCGCTCTTTTGCAATCAGTGCCGTAACCCCCCACAGTTTTGTATCTTATGTCCGTCTCACCTCAACCCTGCAAAGCTCTTTAGGTGTCTTCATGAGGAGATCCCCGGCGTGCTCGGGGACGCCCCCGCAGCCCTCGCACGCCGGCCGGTCCACCCAGCTGAAGAACGAGCCCTTGAACCATGCAACCAGCTCCAGTAGCAGTGCCATCTCGAATGTCATGTCTTTGCTGGTTACTGCACCTgaggattattattatataagtgTCTTTTAGTTCATTGGATGAAAGGTTATGTCATGTAATGGGATGGTTATAGGACTGCTTCACCTGCTATATAttagtacagtcagcttcagTTCTAGCTATTCCCTTTTGTATGTTGTCGAACTAACAAACcacaattttacttttactttgcTAGATAAGGCAGCACAGTTGAGCTATTCTCACAAtggtatcgattctgaagggcacattctaattttaacgctgtcaaaaaacgcttacattctctctaaatttatttggcattctgaaggcaccgtttatctccaaaattagagacgtcactttaaattttgaatctgacagcgttaaaactaTTCAACTTAGGTTAGATGGTCGAATTGGTATTCTGAAGGTGCCatttttagcgctgtcaacgtaaaattagcaactttcttcctaaatttaaaaggggtCTAAACAGGTGcctgttaaaattatactaaaaatTCTAAAAGTAAAATCGTGAAATATATGGGAAATTGATGTTGTAGGTGCATAAATATGGATTTAACTTAGAGCTGATGTGTTGTTTAAGCATGTAAAGCTAATTGCAACGACgctaacttattattttttgcgaaACTACGATGTGAAAGTGACTCTGttttgtcatattattatttctgatcTTTGGACTGAATGACTGAAAAACGCGTTACTGACAAGATAGGCATGAACCGGGTTGCTTAAAACAACTTAAGTTATAGTTCTAGGTCTAAAAATTAATCAACACACCTACCGATCTACTTCAGGATTACACTAGCCCTAACACCTCAGCTTTCCTCTTCCAAACGGACC
Protein-coding regions in this window:
- the LOC105380342 gene encoding peptide-N(4)-(N-acetyl-beta-glucosaminyl)asparagine amidase encodes the protein MEDTARLAVVEQNIGDFKLFTETLLTLRDIILDILEDPEDLDSRTVEPELLEDALKTQAFTEYLSYIGFKIKGSSIVYENTTVAKLEQAVEAIEKKLHYSGVVTMVAEADSATQTPAPKKKRKLEPSHFLITSNEFLCRVELNFNGVLMYEDEELQQLARSHIPLETLQIQAMERMREHQRKIKSGAVTSKDMTFEMALLLELVAWFKGSFFSWVDRPACEGCGGVPEHAGDLLMKTPKELCRVEVYKCPSCGTETKFPRHNSLRALLKTRRGRCGEWASCFLLLCRSLGYEARRVYDVTDHVWAEVFDFDSDKWIHVDPCEAKVNAPLIYEHGWKKKLSYVLAFSCDDLQDVTWRYTTNHKEVLRRRNRCTEQQLMAAIFKLREERQQQLSPARRKYLAKRAVKELVELMVERQPSDYESEGRISGSVQWRQQRAEIGDKSHVFELQQPAQYSIRYFAAQDKYEVDMDRVRVKDISGWQNGVFNCEKMFRKEEKDWKMVYLAREEGAPSGSVSWRISTSTGVIRSLTVSASTKLYETGAVSWTLRCGDEDAVPVEITATPTTFTTSCRLATLTATLSGGRGDVGWQHSQLFRQALTDDAAAMEIQAVIEETKD